A genome region from Bacillaceae bacterium IKA-2 includes the following:
- the gltX gene encoding glutamate--tRNA ligase, producing MSKQVRVRFAPSPTGHLHIGGARSALFNYLFARKEGGKFIIRFEDTDQARNVETAKAKLLESMKWLGINWDESTDIGGEYGPYSCMERLDIYKKYLQQLINEGKAYYCYMSEEESEKEREEQLARGETPKYSGRDRNLTEEERVAYEKEGRKPVIRFLIPEVKEIIVDDAIRGQVTFEADGIGDFIIARRDGIPMYNFAVVVDDHLMEISHIIRGEEHLSNAPRQVLLFQAFEWETPKFAHASLILNQDRQKMSKRDESIIQFVEQYRDLGYMPEAIVNFLALLGWSPVGEEEIFTKEELFEQFNLERVSKAPAVFDTQKLDWMNNQYIKAADADKVVALALPHLVSSGRLPQEMTPEQLAWGRDLILLHQEKMNYGQEIVELTELFFNANIEYNEEAREILNSEQVPQVIAEFKAQLEGLPTFTAAHIKAATKATQKATGQKGKQLFMPIRVATTGQTHGPDLPQAISLLGKETILKRLENLL from the coding sequence ATGTCAAAACAAGTTAGAGTACGCTTTGCTCCAAGTCCAACGGGGCATTTACACATCGGTGGAGCGAGATCCGCTCTTTTCAATTATTTATTTGCTCGTAAAGAAGGCGGGAAATTTATTATTCGATTTGAAGATACTGACCAAGCGAGAAATGTTGAAACAGCAAAGGCAAAGCTTCTTGAAAGTATGAAATGGTTAGGCATTAACTGGGACGAAAGTACTGACATCGGTGGTGAATACGGTCCATATAGTTGTATGGAGCGATTAGATATTTATAAAAAGTATCTTCAACAGTTAATTAACGAAGGAAAAGCGTATTATTGTTATATGAGTGAAGAGGAAAGTGAAAAAGAACGCGAAGAGCAATTAGCTCGAGGTGAGACGCCTAAGTATAGTGGTCGTGATCGAAACTTAACTGAGGAAGAGCGAGTGGCTTATGAAAAAGAAGGACGTAAACCCGTCATTCGTTTCCTAATCCCGGAGGTTAAAGAAATCATTGTCGATGATGCTATTCGTGGCCAAGTTACTTTTGAAGCAGATGGTATTGGTGATTTTATTATTGCGAGACGTGATGGCATTCCAATGTACAACTTTGCTGTTGTCGTCGACGATCATCTAATGGAAATCTCCCACATTATTCGTGGTGAAGAACATTTGTCTAATGCGCCAAGACAAGTTTTGTTATTTCAGGCATTTGAATGGGAAACCCCTAAATTTGCTCATGCTTCCTTAATTTTAAACCAAGATCGTCAAAAAATGAGTAAACGAGATGAATCTATTATTCAGTTTGTTGAACAATATCGTGATTTAGGGTATATGCCTGAGGCAATCGTTAATTTTTTAGCTTTACTGGGCTGGTCTCCTGTTGGGGAAGAAGAAATTTTTACAAAAGAAGAGCTATTTGAGCAATTTAACTTAGAAAGAGTCTCAAAAGCGCCAGCTGTTTTTGATACACAAAAATTAGATTGGATGAATAATCAATATATTAAAGCCGCAGATGCTGATAAGGTAGTTGCCCTAGCATTGCCTCATTTAGTAAGTAGTGGTAGACTTCCCCAAGAGATGACTCCTGAACAATTGGCATGGGGCAGAGACTTAATTTTACTACATCAAGAAAAAATGAACTATGGTCAAGAAATTGTTGAGTTAACTGAGTTGTTCTTTAATGCTAATATTGAGTATAATGAAGAAGCAAGAGAAATTTTAAACAGTGAGCAAGTGCCTCAAGTTATTGCCGAGTTTAAAGCGCAGCTAGAAGGATTACCGACCTTTACCGCTGCACATATAAAAGCAGCAACAAAGGCCACACAAAAGGCGACAGGACAAAAAGGCAAACAATTATTCATGCCAATCCGCGTTGCAACAACTGGGCAAACGCATGGCCCTGACTTACCTCAAGCGATTAGTTTGTTAGGTAAAGAAACAATTTTAAAGCGATTAGAAAATTTATTGTAA
- the rpmG gene encoding 50S ribosomal protein L33 gives MRKKVVLGCGICKARNYTTEKNPALNPERVETKKFCKVCNEHTLHLETK, from the coding sequence ATGCGGAAAAAGGTTGTTTTAGGATGCGGTATTTGTAAGGCTCGTAACTATACAACTGAAAAAAACCCAGCTTTAAATCCGGAACGAGTGGAAACTAAAAAGTTCTGTAAAGTATGCAACGAGCACACCCTTCATCTTGAAACTAAATAA
- the cysE gene encoding serine O-acetyltransferase — protein MFKTIRNDIDVVFEQDPAARNILEVIFTYSGLHAVWGHRIAHYLWKKRLFFLARFFSQFARWLTGIEIHPGAVIGQRLFIDHGMGVVIGETCEIGNSVTIYQGVTLGGTGKEKGKRHPTIEDHVLIATGAKILGSMTIGKNSRIGAGSVVLNEVPPNSTVVGIPGRVVVQDGVKISRDLDHINLPDPVADKFKELEVEIKKLKEEINLLKNK, from the coding sequence TTGTTTAAAACAATAAGAAACGATATTGATGTAGTTTTTGAGCAAGATCCTGCAGCCAGAAATATACTTGAAGTCATTTTTACGTATTCAGGACTTCATGCGGTATGGGGGCATCGAATAGCCCATTACTTGTGGAAAAAGAGACTGTTTTTTTTAGCGCGGTTTTTCTCTCAATTTGCTCGTTGGTTAACAGGGATTGAAATTCACCCAGGCGCTGTCATTGGCCAACGTTTGTTTATCGACCATGGAATGGGTGTAGTCATTGGGGAGACTTGTGAAATTGGTAATAGTGTAACGATCTATCAAGGTGTGACTCTAGGTGGTACCGGAAAAGAAAAAGGAAAGCGTCATCCTACAATTGAAGATCACGTTTTGATCGCAACAGGAGCAAAAATTTTGGGATCAATGACAATTGGTAAGAACTCACGGATTGGTGCGGGTTCTGTCGTTCTCAATGAGGTGCCACCAAACTCGACAGTTGTTGGTATTCCAGGCCGCGTCGTTGTGCAAGATGGTGTGAAAATAAGTAGAGACCTTGACCACATTAATTTACCGGACCCGGTTGCAGATAAATTTAAAGAACTTGAAGTTGAGATCAAAAAGCTAAAAGAAGAAATAAATTTATTAAAAAACAAATAG
- the nusG gene encoding transcription termination/antitermination protein NusG, whose product MEKNWYVVHTYSGYENKVKANLEKRVESMSMEDKIFRVLVPVEEITETKDGKTKTVTKKIFPGYVIVEIIMTDDSWYVVRNTPGVTGFVGSAGAGSKPTALLPEEVESILRQMGVEEPRAGIEYELKESVKVKEGPFANFVGTIEDISAEKRKLKVHVNMFGRETPVELEFSQVEKI is encoded by the coding sequence ATGGAGAAAAATTGGTATGTAGTTCATACTTATTCAGGGTATGAAAACAAAGTTAAAGCAAATTTAGAAAAAAGAGTAGAATCTATGTCCATGGAAGACAAGATCTTTCGTGTCCTTGTTCCAGTTGAAGAAATAACAGAAACAAAAGATGGAAAAACAAAGACTGTAACAAAGAAAATATTCCCAGGATATGTAATTGTTGAAATTATTATGACTGACGATTCTTGGTATGTGGTAAGAAACACTCCTGGAGTCACTGGATTTGTTGGCTCAGCTGGTGCTGGTTCTAAACCAACAGCACTTCTTCCAGAAGAAGTAGAATCAATTTTACGTCAAATGGGTGTGGAAGAACCGAGGGCAGGTATCGAATATGAATTAAAAGAATCTGTTAAGGTAAAAGAAGGACCATTTGCGAATTTTGTCGGAACAATTGAAGACATTTCAGCTGAGAAAAGAAAGCTTAAAGTGCACGTAAACATGTTTGGTCGAGAGACACCAGTTGAATTAGAGTTTTCTCAAGTAGAAAAAATCTAA
- the rplK gene encoding 50S ribosomal protein L11, with product MAKKVIKLVKLQIPAGKANPAPPVGPALGQAGVNIMGFCKEFNARTADQAGLIIPVVITVFEDRSFTFITKTPPAAVLLKKAAGIESGSGEPNRSKVATINRDKVREIAETKMPDLNAANVESAMRMVEGTARSMGIVIED from the coding sequence GTGGCTAAAAAGGTTATTAAATTGGTAAAGTTACAAATTCCTGCTGGGAAAGCAAATCCAGCACCGCCAGTTGGACCAGCACTAGGTCAAGCGGGAGTTAATATTATGGGATTCTGTAAAGAATTTAACGCTCGTACTGCTGATCAAGCTGGTTTAATTATTCCGGTAGTAATTACGGTTTTTGAAGACCGTTCATTTACATTCATTACGAAAACTCCACCTGCTGCAGTATTACTTAAAAAAGCAGCTGGTATTGAGAGTGGTTCAGGTGAACCGAATCGTAGTAAAGTAGCAACAATTAATCGTGATAAAGTACGTGAAATCGCAGAAACAAAGATGCCAGATCTTAACGCAGCTAACGTAGAGTCAGCTATGCGTATGGTAGAAGGTACTGCACGTAGTATGGGAATCGTTATCGAAGATTAA
- the rplL gene encoding 50S ribosomal protein L7/L12, translating to MSKEQMIEAIKEMTVLELNDLVKAIEEEFGVTAAAPVAAGGAAVAEEVEQTEFDVILDAAGGSKINVIKIVREITGLGLKEAKAVVDGAPTPVKEAVSKQEAEEVQAKLEGAGASVTVK from the coding sequence ATGAGTAAAGAACAAATGATTGAAGCGATTAAAGAAATGACAGTTTTAGAATTAAATGACTTAGTGAAAGCGATCGAAGAAGAGTTTGGTGTAACTGCAGCCGCTCCAGTAGCTGCTGGTGGCGCTGCGGTAGCTGAAGAAGTTGAGCAAACTGAATTCGACGTAATTCTTGACGCTGCTGGTGGTTCTAAGATCAACGTAATTAAAATTGTTCGTGAAATCACTGGTTTAGGATTGAAAGAAGCTAAAGCAGTAGTTGATGGAGCTCCAACTCCAGTTAAAGAAGCAGTTTCTAAACAAGAAGCTGAAGAAGTACAAGCTAAGCTTGAAGGCGCAGGCGCTTCTGTTACAGTTAAGTAA
- the rlmB gene encoding 23S rRNA (guanosine(2251)-2'-O)-methyltransferase RlmB, protein MSSEFIIGKNPILEAIRAGHPINKIWIGEGSQKGQIDQVIDLAKENGILFQFVPKKKLESLVDTQNHQGVVASVAAYEYAELEDLFTNAKEKGQEPFFLLLDELEDPHNLGSIIRTADAAGAHGVIIPKRRAVGLTATVAKASAGAIEYVPVVRVTNLARTMEELKKRGLWFAGTDATGDTDFRQASFDLPIGLVIGSEGKGISRLIKEKCDFLLRIPMLGKVTSLNASVAASLLMYEVLRKRNPVGTK, encoded by the coding sequence GTGAGTAGTGAATTTATTATTGGTAAAAATCCGATTTTAGAGGCGATTCGTGCTGGGCATCCTATTAATAAAATTTGGATTGGTGAAGGTTCACAAAAAGGACAAATAGATCAAGTTATTGATCTTGCGAAAGAAAATGGAATTCTATTTCAATTCGTCCCTAAGAAGAAACTTGAGTCTCTTGTTGATACGCAAAATCATCAAGGTGTTGTTGCCTCAGTAGCGGCATATGAATATGCTGAATTAGAAGATTTGTTTACAAATGCAAAAGAAAAAGGTCAAGAGCCATTCTTTCTTTTACTTGACGAACTAGAGGATCCCCATAATTTAGGTTCGATTATTCGGACAGCTGATGCTGCTGGAGCCCACGGTGTAATTATCCCTAAACGTCGAGCTGTTGGCTTGACGGCGACAGTGGCCAAGGCATCAGCAGGCGCAATTGAGTATGTACCAGTTGTTCGGGTCACTAATCTTGCGAGAACAATGGAGGAGTTAAAAAAGCGCGGTTTATGGTTTGCGGGAACAGATGCAACAGGAGATACTGATTTTAGACAAGCGAGCTTTGACTTACCGATTGGTTTAGTAATTGGCAGTGAGGGTAAGGGTATAAGTCGATTGATAAAAGAAAAGTGTGACTTTTTACTTCGAATTCCGATGTTAGGGAAAGTCACTTCGTTAAATGCATCAGTAGCGGCTAGCCTCTTAATGTATGAGGTTCTTAGAAAGCGTAATCCAGTAGGAACGAAATAA
- a CDS encoding NYN domain-containing protein yields the protein MVDILLVDGYNIIGDWPELKVLKKSNFEDARDQLIENMAEYQAYSGMKVCVVFDAHMVPGVGKKYKNYRLEIVYTKENETADERIEKLVKQLKNINTQVYVATSDFVEQSVTFGYGALRISARELRTEMDVIEKGIKDELKKSKKQRNALKIPISDEMTEIFEKWRRGDM from the coding sequence ATGGTAGATATCCTTCTCGTTGATGGTTACAATATTATTGGAGACTGGCCAGAATTAAAAGTTCTAAAAAAAAGTAATTTCGAGGATGCTAGAGATCAGCTCATTGAAAATATGGCTGAATATCAAGCATATAGTGGCATGAAAGTTTGTGTTGTTTTTGATGCTCATATGGTACCGGGGGTTGGAAAAAAATATAAAAACTACAGGCTCGAAATTGTTTATACTAAGGAAAATGAGACTGCTGATGAGCGAATCGAAAAACTAGTGAAACAATTAAAAAATATTAATACGCAAGTGTATGTGGCAACATCTGACTTTGTAGAACAATCTGTTACATTTGGTTATGGGGCTTTACGTATTTCAGCAAGAGAATTGCGAACAGAAATGGACGTCATCGAAAAAGGAATTAAAGATGAATTAAAGAAGTCGAAAAAACAAAGAAACGCACTAAAAATCCCGATTTCTGACGAAATGACAGAAATTTTCGAAAAATGGCGCCGCGGTGACATGTGA
- the ispF gene encoding 2-C-methyl-D-erythritol 2,4-cyclodiphosphate synthase: protein MIRIGQGFDVHQLVEGRPLIIGGIEVPYEKGLLGHSDADVLLHTVADAILGSICEGDIGKHFPDNDPAFKDADSAKLLSRVWEIAKNKGYVLGNVDCTIIAQKPKMAPYIPAMRRRISELLEADLNQVNVKATTTEQLGFCGREEGIAAQAVVLLIKK, encoded by the coding sequence TTGATAAGAATTGGACAAGGATTCGATGTACATCAATTAGTAGAGGGACGACCGTTAATTATCGGTGGGATTGAGGTTCCATATGAAAAAGGTTTGTTAGGTCATTCCGACGCGGATGTTTTACTACATACAGTTGCTGATGCAATCTTAGGTTCTATTTGCGAGGGAGATATTGGGAAACACTTTCCCGATAATGACCCAGCATTTAAGGATGCAGATTCGGCGAAACTACTTTCCCGTGTTTGGGAAATCGCAAAAAATAAAGGGTATGTGCTTGGTAATGTTGACTGTACAATTATTGCCCAAAAGCCAAAAATGGCACCGTATATCCCGGCGATGAGACGCCGAATAAGCGAATTACTTGAAGCTGATTTAAACCAAGTAAATGTGAAAGCAACAACAACCGAACAACTAGGGTTTTGTGGGAGAGAAGAAGGTATTGCCGCCCAAGCAGTGGTTCTTTTAATTAAGAAATAG
- a CDS encoding class I SAM-dependent methyltransferase — protein MSNHYYSEQPTAKSSRLSWEIELRGLNMSFTSDAGVFSKKEVDFGTRLLLETCNLSEKAITILDVGCGYGPIGLTIAKERPESKVLLVDINERALELAQLNAIQNGIKNTTILKSYLLNEVNEETFNVIFSNPPIRAGKEVVHQLFEDAYAHLDDGGEFWIVIQKKQGAPSALKKLESLFDEVVIEKKVKGYYIIHSKKY, from the coding sequence ATGTCCAACCACTATTATTCAGAGCAACCAACTGCCAAAAGCTCACGGTTAAGTTGGGAGATTGAGCTAAGAGGATTAAATATGTCTTTTACCTCTGATGCAGGTGTTTTTTCTAAAAAAGAGGTAGATTTTGGTACGAGGCTTCTTTTGGAGACGTGCAATTTATCAGAAAAAGCGATCACGATTTTGGATGTAGGCTGCGGCTATGGGCCGATTGGGTTAACTATAGCGAAAGAAAGACCCGAATCTAAAGTTTTATTAGTTGATATTAATGAGAGGGCGCTTGAGTTAGCTCAATTAAACGCAATTCAAAACGGAATAAAAAATACAACGATTCTAAAAAGTTACCTTCTTAATGAAGTTAATGAAGAAACGTTCAATGTTATCTTTTCGAATCCGCCAATTAGAGCTGGTAAGGAAGTTGTTCACCAGTTATTCGAGGATGCTTATGCACATTTAGATGATGGAGGAGAGTTTTGGATTGTGATCCAAAAGAAACAAGGTGCGCCCTCGGCGTTGAAAAAACTAGAGAGTTTATTTGATGAAGTTGTTATAGAAAAAAAAGTAAAAGGTTACTATATCATCCATTCAAAAAAATATTGA
- the rplJ gene encoding 50S ribosomal protein L10: MSVHEQKQQVVSEIAGKLRDSKATVVVDYRGLNVTQVTELRKQLREAGVEFKVYKNSMTRRATAEVELTELDESLVGPTAIAFSNDDVIAPAKILNNFAKKHNALEIKVGVIEGKFASLEEVKALAELPSRDGLLSMLLSVLQAPMRNFALVTKAVAEQKEEQGA; this comes from the coding sequence ATGAGCGTACATGAACAAAAACAACAAGTAGTTTCTGAAATCGCTGGAAAACTTCGTGATAGTAAAGCTACAGTAGTTGTTGACTACCGTGGTTTAAACGTTACACAAGTAACGGAATTACGTAAACAACTTCGTGAGGCTGGTGTTGAATTTAAAGTTTATAAAAATTCAATGACGCGTCGTGCGACTGCAGAAGTTGAGCTAACTGAACTTGATGAGTCTTTAGTTGGTCCGACTGCCATTGCGTTTAGTAATGACGATGTAATCGCTCCGGCTAAAATTCTTAACAACTTTGCTAAAAAGCATAATGCGTTAGAAATTAAAGTTGGTGTAATTGAAGGAAAATTCGCTTCATTAGAAGAAGTTAAGGCGCTTGCCGAACTTCCTTCAAGAGACGGATTACTTTCTATGTTACTTAGTGTTCTTCAAGCTCCGATGCGCAACTTTGCATTGGTTACTAAAGCTGTTGCTGAACAAAAAGAAGAGCAAGGTGCTTAA
- the cysS gene encoding cysteine--tRNA ligase, giving the protein MSIKVYNTLTRQKELFKPIEANKVKMYVCGPTVYNYIHIGNARPAIIFDMVRRYFQFRGYEVNYISNFTDVDDKLIRVANELGEDVPTIADRFIKAYFEDVGALGVCTADAHPRVTETMTEIIEFVEGLVTKGFAYEVNGDVYYSTRKFKGYGKLSQQSIDDLQSGARIEVEQQKKDPLDFVLWKKAKPAEISWESPWGEGRPGWHIECSAMVKKYLGDTIDIHAGGQDLSFPHHENEIAQSEAMTGKPMANYWMHNGYINIDNEKMSKSLGNFILVHDIIKKYHPEIIRFFMLMAHYRSPINFNDELLSSAKNGLDRLKTTVANLEYRLTETVNLGENEEEWLAKINTEKVNFIKEMDDDFNSANAIATLFDLAKLANVYLREGHSSKRVLEEFLTQFEELSQVLGFVLTAPKELLDSEIDKLIEQRNEARKNKDFTLADKIRDDLKEMKIVLEDTSQGVRWKRV; this is encoded by the coding sequence ATGTCGATTAAAGTTTATAACACGTTGACGAGACAAAAAGAGCTTTTTAAACCAATAGAAGCTAATAAAGTAAAAATGTATGTTTGTGGGCCAACAGTCTATAACTATATTCATATTGGAAATGCAAGACCGGCGATTATTTTTGACATGGTACGACGATATTTTCAGTTCCGAGGCTATGAAGTAAATTATATTTCAAACTTTACTGATGTTGATGATAAGTTAATTCGAGTAGCCAATGAACTTGGGGAAGATGTGCCAACAATTGCGGACCGTTTTATTAAAGCCTATTTTGAAGATGTTGGTGCCCTAGGGGTTTGCACAGCAGATGCCCATCCTCGGGTAACAGAAACGATGACAGAAATTATTGAGTTTGTTGAAGGTCTAGTTACAAAAGGGTTTGCTTATGAAGTTAACGGAGACGTCTATTATAGTACAAGGAAATTCAAGGGATATGGAAAACTTTCGCAGCAGTCGATCGATGACTTACAATCTGGAGCAAGAATTGAAGTTGAACAACAAAAAAAAGACCCGCTCGATTTTGTCCTTTGGAAAAAAGCAAAACCAGCTGAAATTTCATGGGAAAGTCCTTGGGGAGAAGGAAGACCTGGTTGGCATATTGAGTGTTCGGCAATGGTAAAAAAATATTTAGGAGACACAATTGACATTCATGCAGGTGGTCAAGACCTGTCATTTCCTCATCATGAAAATGAAATTGCCCAATCAGAAGCAATGACAGGTAAACCGATGGCAAACTATTGGATGCATAATGGATATATTAATATTGATAATGAAAAAATGTCTAAGTCGTTAGGGAACTTTATTTTAGTTCACGATATTATCAAAAAATATCATCCTGAAATCATTCGTTTCTTTATGCTAATGGCTCATTATCGTAGTCCGATTAATTTTAATGATGAGCTTTTAAGTAGTGCTAAAAATGGTTTGGATCGTTTGAAAACCACGGTTGCTAATTTAGAGTATCGTTTAACAGAAACGGTTAACTTAGGTGAAAATGAGGAAGAATGGTTAGCGAAAATCAATACTGAAAAAGTGAACTTTATTAAAGAGATGGATGACGATTTTAATAGCGCCAACGCTATTGCGACCTTGTTTGATTTAGCAAAATTGGCTAATGTATACTTGCGAGAAGGTCATTCATCAAAAAGGGTCTTAGAAGAGTTTCTCACTCAATTTGAGGAGTTATCTCAGGTGCTTGGTTTTGTCCTGACTGCCCCAAAAGAGTTATTAGATTCTGAGATCGATAAGCTGATTGAACAAAGAAACGAAGCTAGAAAAAATAAAGACTTTACTTTAGCTGATAAAATTAGAGACGATTTAAAAGAAATGAAGATTGTTTTAGAAGACACATCACAAGGGGTACGTTGGAAGAGGGTATAG
- the rplA gene encoding 50S ribosomal protein L1, which yields MGGITAKTTIKEEIKLAKKGKKYQEAIKLIDHTKAYQVEEAIELVKKTSSASFDETVEIAVRLGVDPKKADQQIRGAVVLPHGTGKTQRVLVFAKGDKAKEAEAAGADFVGDEDYINKIQQGWFDFDVIVATPDMMGQVGKLGRVLGPKGLMPNPKTGTVTFDVEKAVNEIKAGKIEYRVDKAGNVHAPIGKVSFDTNKLIENFATVVGILVKVKPAAAKGIYMRNIAVASTMGPGVKVNIAAAVKQ from the coding sequence GTGGGAGGTATTACCGCTAAAACCACAATCAAGGAGGAAATAAAATTGGCTAAAAAAGGCAAAAAGTATCAAGAGGCTATTAAGCTAATTGATCACACAAAAGCTTATCAAGTAGAAGAAGCAATTGAATTAGTAAAAAAGACTTCATCGGCTTCTTTTGATGAAACTGTTGAAATCGCTGTTCGCTTAGGTGTTGATCCTAAGAAAGCTGATCAACAAATTCGTGGAGCAGTTGTACTTCCACATGGAACAGGTAAAACTCAACGTGTGTTAGTATTTGCAAAAGGCGATAAAGCTAAAGAAGCTGAAGCGGCAGGAGCAGATTTCGTTGGTGATGAAGATTATATTAATAAAATTCAACAAGGTTGGTTCGACTTTGATGTTATCGTAGCAACTCCAGATATGATGGGTCAAGTTGGTAAACTTGGACGTGTATTAGGGCCAAAAGGTTTAATGCCAAACCCAAAAACTGGAACAGTTACTTTCGATGTAGAAAAAGCCGTTAATGAAATTAAAGCTGGTAAGATTGAATACCGTGTCGACAAAGCCGGAAACGTGCATGCGCCAATCGGTAAAGTTTCTTTCGATACTAACAAATTAATCGAAAACTTTGCAACTGTTGTTGGAATTTTAGTTAAGGTTAAGCCAGCAGCTGCAAAAGGAATATATATGAGAAACATCGCAGTAGCTTCTACTATGGGACCTGGCGTTAAAGTTAACATCGCGGCGGCTGTTAAACAATAA
- the sigH gene encoding RNA polymerase sporulation sigma factor SigH → MSISLNTITNTDFEKMEDEYLVEYVREGDSGALEFLIHKYKNFVRAKARSYFLIGADHEDIVQEGMIGLYKAIRDFKGDKLSSFKAFAELCITRQIITAIKTATRQKHIPLNSYVSLDRPIYDEDSDRTLLDVICGNRVTNPEELLINQEEFVDIELKMGEILSELERKVLMLYLDGRSYQEISIDLDRHVKSIDNALQRVKRKLERFVEFKGASI, encoded by the coding sequence GTGAGCATAAGCCTCAATACAATCACAAATACTGACTTCGAAAAAATGGAAGATGAGTACTTAGTTGAGTATGTTCGAGAAGGGGATAGTGGGGCTCTAGAATTTCTTATTCATAAATATAAGAACTTTGTAAGGGCAAAAGCTAGATCCTACTTTTTGATTGGTGCTGATCATGAAGATATCGTTCAAGAAGGAATGATTGGTCTTTATAAAGCGATTCGCGATTTTAAAGGGGACAAGCTATCATCCTTTAAAGCGTTTGCTGAACTTTGTATTACAAGACAAATTATTACAGCAATTAAGACAGCGACAAGGCAAAAGCACATCCCTTTAAACTCTTATGTTTCTTTAGATAGACCAATCTATGATGAAGACAGTGATCGTACACTTCTCGACGTTATTTGTGGAAATCGAGTAACTAATCCTGAGGAGTTACTAATTAATCAAGAAGAATTTGTTGATATTGAGTTAAAAATGGGAGAAATACTAAGTGAACTTGAAAGAAAAGTTTTAATGCTTTATTTAGATGGAAGATCATATCAAGAGATATCAATTGATTTAGACAGGCACGTTAAATCAATTGATAATGCCCTGCAAAGAGTAAAACGAAAGCTAGAACGTTTTGTTGAATTTAAAGGAGCTAGCATTTAA
- the secE gene encoding preprotein translocase subunit SecE, with the protein MAGIVKKNIRFLRDVVFELKRVSWPTRKELTRYTIVVLVTVIFIALFFTVVDLGVSELVRLILG; encoded by the coding sequence ATGGCCGGAATTGTTAAGAAAAATATCCGATTTTTACGAGATGTAGTATTTGAACTTAAAAGAGTATCATGGCCTACTAGAAAAGAATTAACTCGTTATACTATAGTAGTTCTTGTTACTGTAATTTTTATTGCGCTTTTCTTTACGGTTGTTGACTTAGGGGTCTCTGAGTTAGTGCGTTTGATTTTAGGGTAA
- a CDS encoding ribonuclease III domain-containing protein, whose amino-acid sequence MKLTESKIDLIQLNALALAYMGDSVLDMYVRYHLIAQGKVRPNKLHKTATTYVSAPAQAVVINQLLADGFLTDEESAVVMRGRNAKPGNVRKNTDLQTYRLSTAYEALIGYLYLLNRYGRLDEVIIETFKIIEKNERSESSE is encoded by the coding sequence ATGAAATTAACAGAATCTAAAATTGATTTAATACAATTAAATGCACTGGCGTTAGCGTATATGGGCGATTCAGTACTAGACATGTATGTGCGCTACCACTTGATTGCGCAAGGGAAAGTTAGACCAAATAAGCTTCATAAAACAGCCACCACGTATGTATCGGCGCCGGCGCAGGCAGTCGTAATCAACCAACTGCTAGCTGATGGTTTTTTGACAGATGAAGAGAGTGCTGTTGTGATGCGGGGCAGGAATGCTAAGCCTGGTAATGTTCGGAAGAATACAGATTTACAAACTTATCGCCTTAGTACAGCTTATGAAGCATTAATTGGTTACTTATATTTACTCAATCGCTACGGAAGACTCGATGAAGTTATTATTGAAACGTTTAAAATTATCGAAAAAAATGAAAGGAGTGAGAGCAGTGAGTAG